In one window of Arcobacter sp. F155 DNA:
- a CDS encoding D-2-hydroxyacid dehydrogenase has protein sequence MKIVFLDTKTLGNDISLDKFETLGEVIKYETTDPRETLQRVQDCDVVVTNKVVLSKEVIEKSNFKLICITATGTNNVDLETASKANVEVKNVTDYSTSSVAQLTITLVLELIQKISYYKEYVDSLQWSRSNLFTHIDKPFFELKNKKWGIIGLGNIGKEVAKIASAFGSEVNYYSTSGKNLNTDYNNVSLEELLKTSDVISIHSPLNDATYNLLNKTNLDMLKEDAILVNVGRGGIINESDLSIKLDSAKSLYCGLDVVEKEPIEETNPLLKIKNKDRLILTPHVAWASVEARTTLMNKVFDNIKSFVL, from the coding sequence ATGAAAATTGTATTTTTAGACACTAAAACCTTAGGAAATGATATTTCACTTGATAAGTTTGAAACTTTGGGTGAAGTAATAAAATATGAGACTACAGATCCACGTGAAACATTACAAAGAGTTCAAGATTGTGATGTAGTAGTTACAAATAAAGTAGTACTTTCAAAAGAAGTTATAGAAAAGTCAAACTTTAAACTTATTTGTATAACAGCAACTGGAACTAACAATGTAGACCTTGAAACAGCATCTAAAGCAAATGTAGAAGTTAAAAATGTAACTGATTATTCAACTTCAAGTGTTGCTCAATTAACAATAACATTGGTCTTAGAACTTATTCAAAAGATTTCATATTATAAAGAGTATGTTGATTCATTACAGTGGTCAAGAAGCAATCTTTTCACACATATTGACAAACCATTCTTTGAATTAAAAAACAAAAAATGGGGAATAATTGGACTTGGTAATATTGGAAAAGAAGTTGCAAAAATAGCAAGTGCTTTTGGAAGTGAAGTTAATTATTATTCTACTTCAGGTAAGAATTTAAATACAGATTATAATAATGTAAGTCTAGAAGAGTTACTTAAAACTTCTGATGTAATTTCAATTCACTCACCACTTAATGATGCAACATACAATTTGCTAAATAAAACAAATCTAGATATGCTAAAAGAAGATGCTATTTTAGTAAATGTAGGTCGTGGTGGAATTATAAATGAAAGTGATTTGTCTATAAAGTTAGATTCAGCTAAAAGTCTATATTGTGGGCTTGATGTTGTAGAAAAAGAGCCAATTGAAGAGACTAATCCTTTACTTAAAATCAAAAATAAAGACAGATTGATACTAACACCACATGTTGCATGGGCATCAGTAGAAGCAAGAACAACTTTAATGAATAAAGTATTTGACAATATAAAATCTTTTGTATTATAA
- a CDS encoding PhoH family protein, which translates to MSFEKVYVLDTNILLEDATNIFKLSDEKKNLIVLPETVLDEIDSKKGGFDEINFQAREFARILENSKIIDTKKEENFKIVRLEIQTQKEAIIDVISCEEYAINTKNVALNIINDRKILEVGLFAKRHYDENTTFLSLDIMARTRAVSLDIKTDSLVGSNQEEFNYEFIKTIEIKFEDTEHLDNALITDFDSEYAPHNFNYCFKVKGSDQVILATVQNKRVILLDEGEMRNQIITPLNKEQLFFSCGILSHFYNVLIVEAKAGSGKTLLALSGALKLIRQKNYQRVIYIRNSVESLDKGEDVGYLPGYEEKFRIYNHPLMDSLDYIIRTEHKRKQANKKNAENIQELDDQEVTQRIEQMIQNYGIETMWVGEMRGRTLSNAFVIIDEAQNMSNKTMQMVLSRVDNTCKVVILGSNKQIDNFYVNKHTNALTTLLKSTKNENSLVNIFAIKLQKVLRGPITEWAEQIFTSKNR; encoded by the coding sequence ATGAGTTTTGAAAAAGTTTATGTTCTAGATACAAATATTTTACTTGAAGATGCAACAAACATCTTTAAATTAAGTGATGAAAAGAAGAATCTAATTGTCTTACCAGAAACAGTTCTTGATGAAATAGATAGTAAAAAAGGTGGTTTTGATGAAATAAACTTCCAAGCTAGAGAGTTTGCTAGAATACTAGAGAACTCTAAAATCATTGATACAAAAAAAGAAGAGAACTTCAAAATAGTAAGACTAGAGATACAAACTCAAAAAGAAGCAATCATCGATGTTATCTCATGTGAAGAGTATGCTATAAATACTAAAAATGTGGCTTTAAATATCATAAATGATAGAAAAATCCTTGAAGTGGGGCTTTTTGCGAAAAGACATTATGATGAAAATACAACTTTCCTTTCACTTGATATTATGGCAAGAACAAGAGCTGTATCTTTAGATATAAAGACTGATTCCCTTGTTGGTTCAAATCAAGAAGAGTTTAATTATGAGTTTATTAAAACTATTGAGATAAAGTTTGAAGATACAGAGCATTTAGATAACGCCTTAATTACAGACTTTGATAGTGAATATGCACCCCATAATTTTAACTACTGTTTTAAAGTAAAAGGTTCTGACCAAGTTATTCTTGCAACAGTTCAAAATAAAAGAGTAATTTTATTAGATGAAGGTGAAATGAGAAATCAAATAATTACTCCTTTAAATAAAGAGCAACTATTCTTTTCTTGTGGAATCCTTTCTCATTTTTATAATGTACTTATTGTTGAAGCAAAAGCTGGTTCTGGTAAAACTTTACTTGCATTAAGTGGAGCATTAAAGTTAATTAGACAAAAAAACTATCAAAGAGTGATTTATATTAGAAACTCTGTTGAATCCCTTGATAAGGGTGAGGATGTAGGATATCTTCCTGGCTATGAAGAGAAGTTTAGAATCTATAACCACCCATTAATGGATAGTTTAGACTATATTATTAGAACAGAACATAAAAGAAAACAGGCAAATAAAAAGAATGCTGAGAATATTCAAGAGTTAGATGACCAAGAAGTAACTCAAAGAATAGAACAAATGATTCAAAACTATGGAATAGAAACAATGTGGGTAGGAGAAATGAGAGGAAGAACTCTTTCTAATGCCTTTGTTATAATCGATGAAGCACAAAATATGTCAAATAAAACTATGCAAATGGTTTTATCAAGGGTTGATAACACTTGTAAAGTTGTGATTCTAGGAAGTAATAAGCAAATTGATAACTTCTACGTAAATAAACATACAAATGCATTAACTACTCTTTTAAAATCTACAAAAAATGAGAACTCACTTGTGAATATCTTTGCAATTAAGTTACAAAAAGTATTAAGAGGTCCAATCACTGAGTGGGCTGAACAAATATTTACTTCAAAAAATAGATAA
- the hemJ gene encoding protoporphyrinogen oxidase HemJ — MDFLLDYYLWIVVFHIVAVMSWMAMLFYQPRLYVYHTEHKEKKEFVEVVKIQELKMYKYIGMPAMWATLASGFLMVAINPDLLKGDGWLHAKIFFVLLLVAYSFSLGHYRKELEKGNYTKEGKFFRAYNEVPTVLAVLIVGYVVTKTFSLSFTVITLLIGSFIIYKVLNHKSKEKKN, encoded by the coding sequence ATGGACTTTCTTTTAGATTACTATTTATGGATAGTAGTTTTTCATATTGTAGCAGTGATGTCATGGATGGCAATGCTATTTTATCAACCAAGACTTTATGTATATCATACAGAACACAAAGAAAAAAAAGAGTTTGTAGAAGTTGTTAAAATACAAGAATTAAAGATGTATAAATACATTGGAATGCCAGCTATGTGGGCAACTCTTGCAAGTGGATTTTTGATGGTAGCTATCAATCCTGATTTATTAAAAGGTGATGGATGGCTTCATGCAAAGATATTTTTTGTCTTACTCCTTGTTGCTTACTCTTTTTCTTTAGGACATTATAGAAAAGAGCTTGAAAAAGGAAACTATACAAAAGAAGGAAAGTTCTTTAGAGCTTATAATGAAGTTCCTACAGTATTAGCAGTTCTTATTGTTGGATATGTTGTTACAAAAACATTTTCACTAAGCTTTACAGTAATAACACTATTAATAGGAAGTTTTATAATATATAAAGTATTAAATCACAAATCAAAAGAAAAGAAGAATTAA
- a CDS encoding replication-associated recombination protein A, producing MTDLSNILRPQALNEFIGQKHIIGKDKTLYKLIEKKEIPHLFFYGKPGTGKTTLAKIIARNINTDYYYFNATTIKIEDLRKVFAKYKNALLKPIVFIDEVHRLSKNQQEVLLPIMESYEAIIIGASTENPFFTLTNAIRSRSFLYEFRAFTKEEMEEVLKKTFNHISYTIDNDAREYLILSSSGDARAMLNLLNFAVKIDSHVTMKILKELREYPIGDGVSSKDSHYDLASAMIKSIRGSDVDAALYYMARLIDGGESVEFITRRLVIHASEDIGNANPNALTMAVNTMVATSKIGYPESRIILSQCIIYLTSCPKSNASYMGINKALGDVQNGRILEIPKHLKDKHIGYKYPHDYGGWVEQQYLVEPTTYYDSLNVGYEKTLNEWLKKIKTKDF from the coding sequence ATGACTGATTTATCAAACATATTACGTCCACAAGCTCTAAATGAGTTTATAGGACAAAAACATATAATCGGTAAAGATAAAACACTATATAAACTAATAGAAAAAAAAGAGATTCCTCATCTCTTTTTTTATGGTAAACCAGGAACTGGAAAAACTACTCTAGCAAAAATCATTGCAAGAAATATCAATACAGATTATTACTACTTTAATGCAACAACTATAAAAATAGAAGATTTAAGAAAGGTATTTGCAAAATACAAAAATGCTTTACTTAAGCCTATCGTTTTTATTGATGAAGTTCATAGGTTATCAAAAAACCAACAAGAAGTATTACTGCCAATAATGGAAAGCTATGAGGCAATTATTATTGGAGCTAGTACAGAAAACCCATTCTTTACTCTTACAAATGCAATTAGGTCTAGATCTTTTTTATATGAGTTTAGAGCCTTTACTAAAGAAGAGATGGAAGAGGTTTTAAAAAAAACATTTAACCATATATCATACACGATAGATAATGATGCTAGAGAGTACTTAATCCTATCAAGTAGTGGTGATGCTAGGGCAATGCTAAACTTGCTTAATTTCGCCGTTAAAATTGATTCTCACGTAACTATGAAAATACTAAAAGAGTTAAGAGAATATCCAATTGGCGATGGAGTTAGTTCAAAAGATAGCCATTATGATTTGGCAAGTGCTATGATTAAGTCAATAAGGGGTTCTGATGTAGATGCAGCACTTTATTATATGGCAAGACTTATAGATGGTGGAGAGAGCGTAGAATTTATCACAAGAAGATTGGTTATTCATGCAAGTGAAGATATAGGAAACGCTAATCCAAATGCTCTTACTATGGCTGTAAATACAATGGTTGCAACCTCAAAAATAGGATATCCAGAGAGTAGAATAATCCTTTCTCAATGTATTATCTATTTAACTTCATGTCCAAAATCAAATGCTTCATATATGGGTATCAATAAAGCACTTGGTGATGTACAAAATGGTAGAATATTAGAAATACCAAAACACCTAAAAGATAAACATATAGGATATAAATATCCCCATGATTATGGTGGTTGGGTAGAGCAACAATATTTAGTAGAACCAACTACATATTATGATTCATTAAATGTCGGATATGAAAAAACATTAAATGAATGGCTGAAAAAAATAAAGACTAAAGACTTTTAG
- a CDS encoding pseudouridine synthase — MKNQEETVELTRLNKFISHNSNYSRREADKVIEEGRVTINGNPVTNLATKVSPNDDVRIGKKLIKEDKNRMYTVIMYNKPKGELVTKNDPQGRKTVFDSLDKKYKHFMPIGRLDYASEGLILLTDSVDVANKLMHSKLERIYKIKVDGEIHPKVEEAMLHGLELEDASNGAHEKSKIKSMNFEPFVAYKILTNNKNFSKLKVAIAEGKNRELRRFFGHFGLNVMDLKRFEFGGMTLNNLPTGKSRYLTKDEYKDLRSFLNTQDD; from the coding sequence ATGAAAAATCAAGAAGAAACAGTAGAATTAACAAGACTTAATAAGTTTATTTCACATAATAGTAATTACTCAAGAAGAGAAGCAGATAAAGTAATAGAAGAAGGAAGAGTTACTATAAATGGAAATCCAGTAACAAACCTTGCTACTAAAGTATCACCAAATGATGATGTAAGAATTGGAAAAAAATTAATTAAAGAAGACAAAAATAGAATGTATACAGTAATAATGTATAATAAACCAAAAGGGGAGTTAGTAACTAAAAATGACCCTCAAGGTAGAAAGACTGTTTTTGATTCTTTAGATAAAAAGTATAAGCACTTTATGCCAATTGGAAGACTAGATTATGCTAGTGAAGGTTTAATTCTTTTAACTGATTCTGTAGATGTAGCAAATAAATTAATGCACTCTAAATTAGAGAGAATCTATAAAATAAAAGTAGATGGTGAAATTCATCCAAAAGTAGAAGAGGCTATGTTACATGGTTTAGAGCTTGAAGATGCAAGTAATGGAGCACATGAAAAGTCAAAGATTAAATCTATGAACTTTGAGCCTTTTGTTGCATACAAGATTTTAACAAACAACAAAAATTTCTCAAAACTAAAAGTTGCAATTGCTGAAGGTAAGAATAGAGAACTTAGAAGATTCTTTGGACACTTTGGTTTAAATGTAATGGACTTAAAAAGATTTGAATTTGGTGGAATGACACTAAACAATCTTCCTACTGGAAAAAGTAGATATTTAACTAAGGATGAATATAAAGATCTAAGATCTTTTCTAAATACTCAAGATGACTGA
- a CDS encoding SIS domain-containing protein — protein sequence MDFNKIASDVLEIEANELLLAAKNIKDFDIEKAVDLVVSCKGKLIITGVGKSGLVGAKIAATLASTGTSSFFLHPTEAMHGDLGMIGKDDIVLAISYSGESEELIQLLPHLKRFDIPLIAMAKTKESTLGKYSDFFMNISVSKEACPLDTAPTSSTTLTMAMGDALAVCLMKKRDFKKEDFASFHPGGSLGKKLFIKVDDLLRRDNLPVVSRETKLKDAIVTMSEGRLGSVLIVDENNRLSSVLSDGDLRRALMSDGFSLDCEIETISTKNPKTVKDKNILASDALRIIEEYKIQVLIVTDEEGKIEGILHIHDLIEAGIK from the coding sequence ATGGATTTCAATAAAATTGCAAGTGATGTATTAGAGATTGAAGCTAATGAACTATTATTAGCTGCTAAAAATATCAAAGATTTTGATATAGAAAAAGCAGTTGATTTAGTAGTTTCTTGCAAGGGAAAACTTATTATTACAGGAGTAGGGAAGTCTGGTTTAGTTGGAGCTAAAATAGCCGCAACATTAGCTAGTACTGGAACATCATCTTTCTTTTTACATCCAACAGAAGCTATGCATGGTGACTTAGGAATGATTGGAAAAGATGATATCGTTTTAGCAATATCTTATAGCGGTGAAAGTGAAGAATTAATTCAACTTCTTCCTCACCTTAAAAGATTTGATATACCATTAATTGCAATGGCTAAAACAAAAGAGTCTACTCTTGGTAAATATTCTGACTTCTTTATGAATATATCTGTATCAAAAGAGGCTTGTCCTTTAGATACAGCTCCTACTTCTTCTACTACATTAACAATGGCTATGGGTGATGCTTTAGCTGTTTGTTTAATGAAAAAAAGAGATTTCAAGAAAGAAGATTTTGCATCATTTCATCCAGGTGGAAGCTTAGGGAAGAAGTTATTTATTAAAGTAGATGACTTACTTAGAAGAGATAATTTACCTGTTGTTTCACGTGAAACAAAGTTAAAAGATGCAATCGTAACTATGAGTGAAGGAAGACTAGGAAGTGTACTTATTGTTGATGAAAACAATAGATTAAGTTCAGTTCTTAGTGATGGGGATTTAAGAAGAGCATTAATGTCTGATGGTTTCTCATTAGATTGTGAAATTGAAACAATATCTACTAAAAATCCTAAAACAGTAAAAGATAAAAACATCTTAGCAAGTGATGCACTAAGAATCATAGAAGAGTATAAGATTCAAGTGTTAATCGTTACAGATGAAGAGGGTAAAATAGAAGGTATTTTACATATTCATGACCTAATTGAAGCAGGAATCAAATAA
- a CDS encoding ribonuclease J yields the protein MEKNEVKVQVQEQNENKPKQQEQEKKQTTNKPNNQNQKTDKKVYNNKKKRPNNSRAKTNAGKSTKTWNADLRKAYIVNEKSHKNRLNPHNKLNLSTNAKIRITPLGGLGEIGGNMMVIETEKSAIIVDVGMSFPDEDMHGVDILIPDFTYIREIKDKIEAVVITHGHEDHIGAMPYLYKEMQFPIYGTSLPLEMIGSKFDEHKMKEYRKLFNPVEKRIPIKIGDFEVEWIHITHSIIDSSSLAITTEAGTIIHTGDFKIDHTPIDGFPTDLHRFAHYGEKGVLLLMSDSTNSHSPGFTKTEKTVGPTFDRLFSTSKGRVIMSTFSSNIHRVAQAIEHGIKYGRKICVIGRSMEKNLDIAMSLGYIKFPRDQFIDAHEVNKYADKEVLIVTTGSQGESMSALYRMSIHEHRHIKIKPGDQIILSAKAIPGNEASVSAIINHLLKAGAQVAYQDFSEIHVSGHAAQEEQKLMIRLAKPKFFMPIHGEYNHALKHAKTGIDCGVLERNTHIMSDGEQVEVTPKYLKKVRSVKTGKVYIDNQMNHKIADDIVLDRQTMANEGVVMIVAQVNANDRKMENRPKVTSFGLVPNKQDRNFAREIEDILETFLQNAREGVFKNNRYLEDELRKVVRKHCFRKYKKYPMIVPTLFVQ from the coding sequence ATGGAAAAGAACGAAGTTAAAGTACAAGTACAAGAACAAAACGAAAACAAGCCTAAACAGCAAGAACAAGAAAAAAAACAAACTACAAATAAACCAAATAATCAAAATCAAAAAACTGACAAAAAAGTTTATAATAACAAGAAAAAAAGACCAAATAACAGTAGAGCTAAAACAAATGCTGGGAAGTCTACAAAAACTTGGAATGCTGATTTAAGAAAAGCTTATATTGTAAATGAGAAATCTCATAAAAACAGATTAAACCCACACAATAAACTAAATCTATCTACAAATGCGAAGATTAGAATTACTCCACTTGGTGGATTAGGTGAAATTGGTGGAAATATGATGGTAATTGAAACTGAAAAAAGTGCAATTATTGTTGATGTTGGGATGAGTTTCCCAGATGAAGATATGCACGGAGTTGATATCTTAATCCCTGATTTCACTTATATTAGAGAAATCAAAGATAAGATTGAAGCAGTTGTTATTACTCATGGACATGAAGACCACATTGGTGCTATGCCATATTTATATAAAGAGATGCAGTTTCCTATTTATGGAACATCATTACCATTAGAGATGATTGGTTCTAAGTTTGATGAACACAAAATGAAAGAGTATAGAAAACTATTTAATCCAGTTGAAAAAAGAATTCCAATTAAAATTGGTGACTTTGAAGTTGAGTGGATTCATATTACACACTCAATTATTGATTCATCTTCTTTAGCAATTACAACTGAAGCTGGAACAATTATTCATACAGGTGACTTTAAAATTGACCACACACCAATTGATGGTTTCCCAACAGATTTACATAGATTTGCACATTATGGTGAGAAGGGTGTTTTATTATTAATGTCTGACTCGACAAACTCTCACTCTCCTGGATTTACTAAAACAGAGAAGACTGTAGGACCAACTTTTGATAGACTGTTCTCTACTTCAAAAGGTAGAGTTATTATGTCTACTTTCTCTTCAAATATCCATAGAGTTGCACAAGCAATTGAACATGGTATTAAGTATGGAAGAAAAATCTGTGTTATTGGAAGATCAATGGAGAAAAACCTTGATATTGCAATGAGCTTAGGATATATCAAGTTCCCTAGAGATCAATTTATTGATGCACATGAAGTAAATAAATATGCAGATAAAGAAGTTCTTATTGTAACTACTGGAAGCCAAGGTGAGTCAATGTCAGCTCTTTATAGAATGTCAATTCATGAGCACAGACATATTAAAATTAAGCCAGGTGATCAAATCATTTTATCAGCTAAAGCTATTCCAGGGAATGAAGCTTCTGTGTCTGCTATTATTAATCATTTATTAAAAGCTGGTGCTCAAGTTGCATATCAAGACTTTAGTGAAATTCACGTATCAGGACATGCTGCACAAGAAGAACAAAAGTTAATGATTAGACTTGCTAAGCCTAAATTCTTTATGCCTATTCATGGTGAATATAACCATGCATTAAAACATGCAAAGACAGGTATTGATTGTGGTGTATTAGAAAGAAATACGCATATTATGAGTGATGGTGAGCAAGTTGAAGTTACACCTAAATATCTTAAAAAAGTAAGATCAGTTAAGACTGGAAAAGTTTATATTGATAATCAAATGAATCACAAAATTGCTGATGATATTGTACTTGATAGACAAACTATGGCAAACGAAGGTGTTGTTATGATTGTTGCTCAAGTAAATGCAAACGATAGAAAAATGGAGAATAGACCTAAGGTAACTTCATTTGGTCTTGTTCCAAATAAACAAGATAGAAACTTTGCTAGAGAGATTGAAGATATCTTAGAAACTTTCTTACAAAATGCAAGAGAAGGTGTATTTAAAAACAATAGATACTTAGAAGATGAACTAAGAAAAGTTGTTAGAAAACACTGTTTCAGAAAATATAAAAAATACCCAATGATTGTACCAACACTATTTGTACAATAA
- the rsmA gene encoding 16S rRNA (adenine(1518)-N(6)/adenine(1519)-N(6))-dimethyltransferase RsmA, with the protein MVKAKKKFGQNFLKDSTVLDRIIQSMPKNDNKIVEIGPGLGDLTEKLVKYKDTLAYEVDTDLIGILKTKFAIDIHEKRFELIHTDVLKVWNEKSTLYEGSYDLIANLPYYIATNIILRAIEDDNCENIIVMIQKEVALKFAASEGEKEFSGLGVITKLASKEARILFDVPPESFDPAPKVMSSILFIKKDLGVKLDKSFLKFLKVCFSQPRKKLIKNLSSVYDKKLLSDVYSDLELIETLRPHELSASLYSQMYIKVKNGKERS; encoded by the coding sequence ATAGTTAAAGCAAAGAAAAAATTCGGACAAAACTTTTTAAAAGATAGTACTGTATTAGATAGGATCATCCAATCGATGCCCAAAAATGATAATAAGATTGTTGAAATTGGGCCTGGCTTAGGTGATTTGACAGAAAAATTAGTCAAGTACAAAGATACGTTAGCGTATGAAGTAGATACCGATTTAATTGGTATTTTAAAGACTAAGTTTGCAATTGACATCCACGAGAAGCGTTTTGAACTGATCCACACTGACGTTCTAAAGGTTTGGAATGAAAAAAGTACACTTTACGAAGGAAGCTATGATTTAATAGCTAACTTACCGTACTATATTGCAACGAATATTATTTTAAGGGCAATTGAAGACGATAATTGCGAGAACATTATTGTAATGATACAAAAAGAAGTAGCTCTGAAGTTTGCAGCATCAGAAGGTGAAAAAGAGTTTTCAGGGCTAGGAGTTATTACAAAATTGGCTTCAAAAGAGGCAAGGATACTATTTGATGTACCTCCTGAATCTTTTGATCCAGCTCCAAAAGTTATGTCTTCAATTTTATTTATCAAGAAAGATTTAGGTGTAAAACTAGATAAAAGTTTTTTAAAGTTCTTAAAGGTTTGCTTCTCGCAACCTCGAAAGAAACTTATTAAAAATCTTTCTTCAGTTTATGATAAAAAACTTTTATCTGATGTTTACAGTGACCTTGAATTAATAGAAACTTTAAGACCTCATGAGCTTAGCGCATCTTTGTATAGCCAAATGTATATAAAGGTGAAGAATGGAAAAGAACGAAGTTAA
- the hisF gene encoding imidazole glycerol phosphate synthase subunit HisF, with translation MSYFAKRIIPCLDVKDGRVVKGVNFVGLRDAGDPVEVAKRYNNEGADEITFLDITASHENRDTIVDIVKDVAKEVFIPLTVGGGIRKLDDIYKLLNVGCDKVSVNSSAVVNPDFIDEGAKRFGSQCIVVAIDVKKVEDGSYHVFVKGGREDTGLDAIQWAKEVYNRGAGEILLTSMDTDGAKTGFELDITSQISKIVDIPVIASGGAGTMEHMKEAFECGASAALAASIFHFKEIDIMELKHYLRENNIPVRI, from the coding sequence TTGAGTTATTTCGCAAAAAGAATCATACCTTGCTTAGATGTAAAAGATGGAAGAGTAGTTAAAGGGGTAAACTTCGTAGGTCTTAGAGATGCAGGAGACCCAGTAGAAGTTGCAAAAAGATACAACAATGAAGGTGCAGATGAAATCACTTTTTTAGATATTACTGCAAGTCATGAAAATAGAGATACTATCGTTGACATCGTAAAAGATGTAGCTAAAGAAGTATTTATTCCACTAACAGTTGGTGGAGGGATTAGAAAACTTGATGATATTTATAAACTACTAAATGTAGGTTGTGATAAAGTTTCAGTTAACTCTTCAGCAGTTGTAAATCCAGATTTTATTGATGAAGGTGCAAAAAGGTTTGGTAGCCAATGCATTGTTGTTGCAATTGATGTAAAAAAAGTTGAAGATGGCTCATACCATGTTTTTGTAAAAGGTGGAAGAGAAGACACAGGACTTGATGCAATACAATGGGCAAAAGAGGTTTATAATAGAGGTGCAGGTGAAATCCTATTAACATCTATGGACACTGATGGAGCTAAAACAGGATTTGAACTAGATATAACATCACAAATCTCTAAAATAGTTGATATTCCAGTTATTGCTAGTGGTGGTGCTGGAACAATGGAACACATGAAAGAAGCTTTTGAATGTGGTGCAAGTGCAGCTTTAGCAGCATCAATTTTTCACTTTAAAGAGATTGACATCATGGAACTAAAACACTATTTAAGAGAGAATAACATTCCCGTAAGGATTTAA
- a CDS encoding SIMPL domain-containing protein — MKFLTLLILPVFLFSFEINFNKKFSKSLAEDTLTTYFSVVVEGDSEKEINKTLKKFNKKIKKYNKIEKDSGTLTVRPQYRTSKNAPKITGYRGELRYKVSSNHASYINEFVSEMIELKEKRSTNIVISNLRWTVKDSTYNVANDILRLEAINWGTRYAKNLSKDLNLECKVKNISINSSNYRPMAKMVYSNAEMSDAKIAVPESNKEDISINPSFVLECK, encoded by the coding sequence ATGAAATTTTTAACACTACTTATTTTACCAGTTTTCTTGTTTTCTTTTGAAATAAATTTTAATAAAAAGTTTTCGAAAAGTTTAGCTGAGGACACTTTAACAACATACTTTTCAGTTGTAGTTGAAGGAGATAGTGAAAAAGAGATAAATAAAACTCTTAAAAAATTTAATAAAAAGATAAAGAAGTATAATAAAATTGAAAAAGATAGTGGTACACTAACTGTAAGACCACAATATAGGACTTCAAAGAATGCTCCAAAGATTACTGGATACAGAGGTGAATTAAGATATAAAGTAAGTTCAAATCATGCAAGTTATATAAATGAGTTTGTTAGTGAAATGATTGAACTGAAAGAAAAAAGAAGTACAAATATAGTTATTAGTAATCTTAGATGGACAGTTAAAGATTCAACTTATAATGTTGCAAATGATATCTTAAGACTTGAAGCAATTAACTGGGGAACTAGATATGCTAAAAACTTATCAAAAGATTTAAACTTAGAGTGCAAAGTAAAAAATATCTCAATAAATAGTTCAAACTATAGACCTATGGCAAAAATGGTTTACTCAAATGCTGAAATGTCAGATGCAAAGATTGCAGTACCAGAATCTAACAAAGAAGATATTTCAATTAACCCATCATTTGTTTTGGAGTGTAAGTAA
- a CDS encoding purine-nucleoside phosphorylase → MIICAGRNETFNFAKEMGVGLIESAINLTRQCLFDKPEFLLFIGSAGSYGNHEIFDIVESKRAANIELSFLEDNSYTPLDNVLESENKMVRNDTIINSSNYISKNFELSKNFNEYGIGAENMEYYSILQVAKEFEIPVAGIFIITNYTNENAHEEFLKNHKEAMEKLTSYLLEKQIIK, encoded by the coding sequence ATGATTATTTGTGCAGGAAGAAATGAAACATTCAATTTTGCAAAAGAGATGGGTGTAGGATTAATCGAAAGCGCGATTAATCTTACACGACAATGTCTTTTTGACAAACCAGAGTTTTTACTTTTTATTGGAAGTGCAGGAAGCTATGGAAACCATGAGATATTTGATATTGTAGAATCAAAAAGAGCTGCTAATATTGAACTATCATTTTTAGAAGACAACTCTTATACTCCATTAGATAATGTTTTAGAGTCTGAAAATAAGATGGTAAGAAATGATACTATCATAAACTCTTCTAACTATATTTCAAAAAACTTTGAACTATCAAAAAACTTTAATGAGTATGGAATTGGTGCAGAAAATATGGAGTACTACTCTATTTTACAAGTAGCAAAGGAGTTTGAAATTCCAGTTGCTGGAATCTTTATTATTACAAACTATACAAATGAAAATGCTCACGAAGAGTTCTTAAAAAATCACAAAGAAGCAATGGAAAAACTAACTTCATATTTACTAGAAAAACAAATCATTAAGTAA